From the genome of Streptomyces showdoensis, one region includes:
- a CDS encoding nucleoside deaminase codes for MITPADEKLLRRAVDLAARAVTLGDAPYGSLLAAPDGTVLAEAHNTVRRDDDITAHPELKLARWAASELDRETAARTTMYTSCQPCGMCAGALVRSGLGRVVFALSTEQLVALNPESGAWPTVPQDGPALFDAARGPIESYYGAKG; via the coding sequence GTGATCACCCCCGCCGACGAGAAGCTGCTGCGCCGTGCCGTCGACCTCGCCGCCCGCGCCGTCACCCTCGGCGACGCACCGTACGGCTCGCTGCTCGCCGCACCCGACGGCACCGTCCTCGCCGAGGCGCACAACACGGTGCGCCGGGACGACGACATCACCGCCCACCCGGAGCTGAAGCTGGCCCGCTGGGCGGCGAGCGAACTCGACCGCGAGACCGCCGCCCGCACCACGATGTACACCAGCTGCCAGCCCTGCGGCATGTGTGCGGGCGCTCTGGTGCGCTCCGGCCTCGGCCGGGTCGTCTTCGCGCTCTCCACGGAACAACTGGTCGCGCTCAACCCGGAGTCGGGCGCCTGGCCGACCGTGCCGCAGGACGGCCCGGCCCTGTTCGACGCCGCCCGAGGCCCCATCGAGTCGTACTACGGGGCGAAGGGCTGA
- the fusA gene encoding elongation factor G, which produces MRTTGNARTAVRNLGILAHVDAGKTTLTERFLFLTGAIHKRGEVHDGTTVTDFDPQERDRGITISAAAVSCDWAGHRLNLIDTPGHVDFSDEVERALRVLDGAVAVFDGVAGVEPQSESVWRQADRHGVPRIAFVNKLDRAGADLDTAVHSLRTRLGTVPLPVQLPIGSEAAFTGVVDLVRMRAYAWPDGADTCTEGPVPEELRDEAARRRRRLTETVAELHAAALEEYCELGTLTEPTLAAALRDLTLSGEAVVVLCGSAYRNRGIEPLLDAVVAYLPAPTDLPPVRGDRPADPEAPFTALAFKVSATPTGRLTYLRVYAGTIRKGDTVLDTTARRSERIARILRVQADRTTEADRAVAGDIVAVVGPKAARAGATLCAPDAPMLLEPPVSADPVVSVAVEARRGLDTERLAAALARLAEEDPSLVVRTDPESGQTVLSGLGELHLEVAVEKLRRAQGLEVTVGRPRVAYRETVVRGVTGLAYRHVKQDGGAGQFAHVVIDLAPLEGADREEAPGAPDFVFRSTVTGGRVPQEFVRAVEAGCRDALAEGPLGGHPVTGVRVTLTDGATHVKDSSELAFRAAGRFALREALRTSELALLEPVAEVTVTVPDSAVGSVLGDLSARRGRVTDSTTRGGTAVLTATVPLAELFGYASRLRGRTQGRGTFTTRPSGYAPAG; this is translated from the coding sequence ATGCGTACCACCGGAAACGCCCGCACCGCCGTCCGCAACCTCGGCATCCTGGCCCACGTCGACGCCGGCAAGACCACCCTCACCGAGCGGTTCCTCTTCCTCACCGGTGCCATCCACAAGCGCGGCGAGGTCCACGACGGCACCACCGTCACCGACTTCGACCCGCAGGAGCGCGACCGCGGCATCACCATCTCCGCCGCGGCCGTCAGCTGCGACTGGGCCGGACACCGGCTGAACCTGATCGACACGCCCGGGCACGTCGACTTCTCCGACGAGGTGGAACGCGCGCTGCGCGTCCTCGACGGCGCCGTCGCCGTCTTCGACGGCGTGGCGGGCGTCGAGCCGCAGAGCGAGTCGGTGTGGCGCCAGGCCGACCGGCACGGGGTCCCGCGCATCGCCTTCGTCAACAAGCTCGACCGCGCGGGCGCCGACCTCGACACCGCCGTGCACTCCCTGCGCACCCGGCTCGGCACCGTACCGCTGCCCGTCCAGCTCCCCATCGGCAGCGAAGCCGCCTTCACCGGCGTCGTGGACCTGGTCCGCATGCGGGCGTACGCGTGGCCGGACGGGGCCGACACCTGCACCGAGGGTCCCGTGCCCGAGGAGCTGCGGGACGAGGCCGCACGCCGCCGGCGCCGGCTGACGGAGACGGTCGCGGAACTGCACGCCGCCGCCCTGGAGGAGTACTGCGAGCTCGGCACGCTCACGGAGCCCACGCTGGCCGCCGCGCTGCGCGACCTCACCCTCTCCGGCGAGGCCGTCGTCGTGCTCTGCGGCTCCGCCTACCGCAACCGCGGCATCGAACCGCTGCTCGACGCCGTCGTCGCCTACCTGCCCGCGCCGACGGACCTGCCGCCGGTCCGCGGGGACCGCCCCGCCGACCCGGAGGCGCCGTTCACCGCGCTCGCCTTCAAGGTGAGCGCCACGCCCACCGGCCGCCTGACCTACCTCCGCGTCTACGCGGGAACGATCCGCAAGGGGGACACCGTGCTCGACACCACCGCGCGCCGCAGCGAACGGATCGCCCGGATCCTGCGGGTCCAGGCCGACCGGACCACGGAGGCGGACCGGGCCGTGGCCGGCGACATCGTCGCCGTCGTCGGCCCGAAGGCCGCCCGCGCCGGTGCCACGCTCTGCGCCCCGGACGCGCCCATGCTGCTCGAACCGCCCGTCTCCGCCGACCCGGTCGTCTCCGTGGCCGTCGAGGCCCGGCGGGGCCTCGACACCGAACGCCTCGCCGCCGCCCTGGCCCGCCTCGCCGAGGAGGACCCGTCGCTGGTCGTGCGCACCGACCCGGAATCGGGCCAGACGGTGCTGTCCGGCCTGGGCGAGCTGCACCTGGAGGTGGCGGTGGAGAAGCTGCGCCGCGCCCAGGGCCTGGAGGTCACGGTGGGCCGGCCGCGCGTGGCGTACCGGGAGACCGTCGTCCGGGGCGTCACCGGACTCGCGTACCGGCACGTCAAACAGGACGGCGGCGCGGGCCAGTTCGCCCACGTCGTCATCGACCTCGCACCGCTGGAGGGGGCGGACCGGGAGGAGGCTCCGGGGGCGCCGGACTTCGTCTTCCGGTCGACCGTCACGGGCGGCCGCGTCCCGCAGGAGTTCGTGCGCGCGGTCGAGGCCGGCTGCCGCGACGCCCTCGCCGAGGGCCCGCTCGGCGGCCATCCCGTCACCGGCGTGCGCGTCACGCTCACCGACGGGGCGACCCATGTGAAGGACTCGTCCGAGCTCGCCTTCCGGGCCGCGGGCCGCTTCGCCCTCCGCGAGGCGCTCCGGACGAGCGAGCTGGCGCTGCTCGAACCGGTCGCCGAGGTCACCGTGACCGTGCCCGACAGCGCCGTCGGCTCCGTCCTCGGCGACCTGTCCGCCCGGCGCGGCCGGGTCACCGACTCGACCACCCGGGGCGGTACGGCGGTCCTGACGGCCACGGTGCCGCTGGCCGAGCTCTTCGGCTACGCGTCCCGGCTCCGCGGGCGCACCCAGGGCCGCGGGACCTTCACCACGCGTCCGTCGGGGTACGCCCCGGCCGGCTGA